From Nitrososphaerota archaeon:
TAAATAAAAATAATAACTTTATTTAACGCTTTATTTCTCTCCTTTTCCATCTAAGATTTTTACTTCTGCATTTTCTACATCTTTCAGCTGTAGGAGCGTTTCTAGCTCCACAATCTCTGCATATTTTTAAAAAGAGTCTCTTTTGTTGAGCAATTTTTAGAAGTGTAGGATCTCTAATAGGCATATTTTACCCCTCTTTCTAAGAAATTTGAGATAAAAGTACTTTTATATAATATTTTAATTTTATTTTTTATTGTTTTATAATAAAATTAAAGATATTTAATTACATCATAAGGTTTCATTGCAATTTTTACTCCAGCTTTCATTAAGGATTCTACTTTCGATTTGTAGCTCCCTATTTCACCAATTATTATTGCTCCTGCATGACCCATTCTTTTTTCAGGAGGAGCAGCTTTCCCAACAATATAAGCTATCGTATTCTTTTTAATACCATTTTCCATTAAATATTTTGATAATTCTTCTTCCATCGTACCTCCTATTTCACCAATAAGAACTATAGATTCTGTTTCTTTATCTTCTTCAAACATTTTATATACTTCTAAGAAAGTTGTGCCAACTACTCTATCTCCTCCAACACTAATACTTGTTGATTGTCCAATTCCATTTTTAGTTAAAATATTTGCAATTTCATATGTTAATGTTCCACTTCTAGACATTATTCCTACTTTTCCATAAGAAAAAACATGATGAGGCATTATTCCAATTTTTATTTTATTAGGAACTATTATTCCAGCACTATTTGGGCCAATTATTCTTATTCCTTTATTTCTAGCTAATTCAATCATTTGTAATGAATCATGTAAAGGAGTTAATTCTGTTATTACAATTATTATTTTAATATTATTTTCAATAGCTTCTTTTACAGCATTTAAAACATTCCTTGCTGGAACAAAAACTATTGTTGCATCTATTCTATTGCTTTTAATAGCTTCTTCTATTTTATTATATACTGGCACTCCATGAACTTTTAATCCTCCTTTACCAGGAGTAACTCCTGCTACAATTTTTGTACCATATTTAAGCATTTTTTCAGTATGCATCGATCCTTGCTTACCAGTTATCCCTTGAACTAAAACTCTAGTTTCTTCATTAATTAAGATTGGCATTTTAATCACATTCTATAACTGCATTTTTTATAAGCGATTCCATATCATCAAAATATTTTATTCCAGCTATTTCTAATAATTTTTTAGCATTTTCTTCATTTTCTCCAATCAATCTAACATATAATTTTGGAAGGTTTAATTTTTTCTTAGCTAAAATTATTCCTTCAGCTATTTCATCACATTTAGTCATTCCTCCAAAAACATTTATTACTATGCATTTCAAATTTTTCATACTTGATACTTTTTCAAGAGCTTTAAAAGTTGCTTCAGGATTTGCTCCTCCACCTAAATCATAGAAATTTGCAGGTTTTCCTCCAAAAAGATTTATTAAATCAATAGTTGCCATAACTATTCCAGCGCCATTCCCTATAACTCCAATATTTCCATCAAGTTCTACAAAATTTTCTCTTTCTTTAGGAATATATTTTATTCTATCATTAATTAAATATTTTGAAATGTTATTAGCAATTTCTTGTTTAATAATTAATGCATCATCATCTAATACTATTCTTGCATCAAGCACTATTAATTCTCCATTAGTAGATAATGCTAAAGGATTTAATTCAATAAGTTCTGCATTAAATTCTTTAAAAATAATCCATAATTTTTTTAAAATTTCTTTAAATTCCTCAAATATTTTTTCTTTTAGAAATTCTCTAGAGGAAATTTTATTTAAAAGTAAATCATTTAAACCTTCTATATAAGAAAATTTAAAGAATTGTATTTCTTCCCTTCTCTTCTCAATATCCACTCCTCCACGACTTGAAAATAATAGAATTGGAGAACTTGTACTCCAATCAATAGTAATAGCTATAAAAAATTCTTTTTCTATATCTATTTTTTCTTCAATTAATATATTTCTTACAGTGATATTATTTACTTTTTTATTAATCATTTTTTTAGTTAATTCAATAAGTTCTTTTTCATTATTTGCTAAAGCAATTCCACCTATTTTAGCTCTTTCTTTTAATGGTAATTGAGCTTTTAAGAAAATAGGATATTTTATTTTTTTAGAAATTTTTAAGCAATCTTCAATAGAATTTATTAAAAATCCCTTAGGTATTTTAATTCCATAATCTTGAATAATTTTTTTAGATTCATATTCAAGCAATCGCAATTCTTTTCAAAACATTCTTCATAAAAATATTTCTTATAAATATTTCCTTATATAACATTCAAAAACATTCTTAAAAATTTAAAAAGAGATAATAAATTAAAGTTATTTTACTAAAAAATTTACTTAATTATAAAATGACTAATTTCTTAAAATAAAATCATTTTATTTTTAAGTATAATAGAAAAATCTATTTATACTAGTTCATCTTCTTTTAAAAATACTTAATAGGAATAGAGAAAATAGAAAAGCGAGGAATGATAATAATGCCTGAAGGACCTGCTATACTAATAGGAAAAAAGCCTTTAATGAATTATGTTTTAGCTTGCTTTACAGCAATACAATCTGGAGCAAATGAATTAACAATAAAAGCTAGAGGAAAAGCAATAAGTAGAGCTGTTGATGTAGTACAAATTCTTCAAAGAAGATTCTTTAATGATTTACAAGTAAAAGACATAAAAATTGGAACTGAACAATTAACTGGAGAAAATAACGTTACAGTAAATGTAAGTACTATAGAAATAAACGTAACACGCAAAAAATAAGCGACAATAATACAAAAATACATAAAATACCAAAAAATACAACGAGTACGCTATAGCAAGCTAAAACTTAGACTTTCCTAGTTTAGGTTAGTTTAAATTATAAAAATTGGTGAATTAAAATGGAAACTCCTATTTGTTTATTTTGTTTAAGGAGTGGTGTTCTATGTTCAAAATGTAAAGAAAAAGTAATTAATGGAGAAATTTCTCAATTAGATATAAATATTATGCGTCTTCTTTTAGAAGAAGAAAAAGATTTTCCAATACTTCAATCTTATTCATTTATAAAAGCAATTGAAATAAATTCTCTTATTATAATTGTTTTTAATGAAGGATCTTTATCGAATACGCCTTTAAGAATAATTTCTAAACTTGGAAAATCTTTAGAAAATAAAATTGGTAAAAAAGTAAGATTTATAGAAAATATAGCAGATGAGAGGAAATTTATTGAAAAAATTGTTTTTCCAGCTAGAGTAATAACGATTAATAAAATTTGGCTTCCTGATGGAAGTATTGAAAGTAGGGTAATATTGGATAGTTTAAAAAACCTTAAAATTCCAAAAGAAGCTATTATTACTATAGCTGAAAAAGTTAAAGGCATATCTCTAAGAATAGATTCTGAAGAAAGAGAAGTACCAATTATTGCTAAACTTAAACAAGAAAAACAGAAAAAGATTGCACAGAATAGCAAAGTATATTTACTATGAGTTGTACCTAATAAATTTAAAAACATTAAAAATAAAAATTAATATTTCAATATAGATCTATTATAAGCATTTATAAATTGATTGTCTATCTTTATTTAATTAGAAATATTTTTAATTTATCTTTTTATTAAAAACCTTAAGGATTAATGAATTATAATAAAAAAGAGGAAAAATTAAAATGAATAAAAATGAAAAAAGATTAATAAGAACTCATTTTTCATCAGAAGTTAAGCCGGATATTGCAGGTTCAAGAATTCATCTTCTTGGATGGGTTCATGAAATAAGAGATTTAGGTGGAATAAAATTTATACTTCTTAGGGATAAAAGTGGGATTTGTCAAGTTACTGTAAAAAAGAAAGATGTAAAAAAAGAAGTACTTGAAAAAGTTGAAAAAATAAGATTAGAGTATGTTGTTTCGATTGAAGGAATTGTTTCAATAAATGATAAAGTTAAAGGTGGAGCTGAAGTATTATTAGAAGATATAAATATAATCTCGGAAGCAAAGCAACCATTACCATATGATATTGTTGGAAAAGTTAAAGCAAATCTGGATACAAGATTAAATTATAGAGTACTTGATTTAAGAAAATTAGAAAACAGGGCAATATTTATAATAGGGAACGTTATATTAAATGAGGTTAGGAATTTTTTAATAAAAGAAGGGTTTATAGAAATTAGAACTCCAAGAATTATATCTACTGCTACTGAAGGAGGAGCTGCACTTTTTACGATTAATTATTTTAATAAAATAGCATTTTTAGCCCAAAGCCCACAATTGTATAAAGAAGAATTAATAACTGTTTTTGAAAAAGTATATGAAATAGGACCATTTTTTAGAGCAGAAGAATCTCATACTACAAGACATATTAGCGAATTTACTTCAATAGATATTGAAGCAGCATTTCATACAAAAGAGGATGTTATGGAATTATTAGAAAGAATGATTAAAGAAATTATAGATAAAGTTTCTCAAAAATGTAAAGAAGAATTAAAAATTTTGAATATTAATCTTGAACCTATAAAATTACCTATATTAAGAATAACTTATGATGAAGCAATATCAAAAATTCAAGAAGCAAATATAAAAATTGATTGGGGAGAAGATTTTTCAATTGAACATTTAAGATATCTTGGTAAAATTTATCCAACATGGTATTTTATAATAGATTTTCCCACAATTTCTAAACCATTCTATATTCAACCAAATCCATTAAATGAAAAAATATGCGAATCTTTTGATTTAATGTATAAATGGATTGAAATTGCTTCAGGAGGACAAAGAATTTCAAATAAAGATCTTCTTATATCAAGATTAAAAGAACAAAAATTAAATCCAGAATCTTTTAAATATCATTTAGAAATTTATGATTATGGAATGCCTCCACATTCAGGATGGGCTGTTGGGTTTGAAAGATTACTTATGGTTTTAACAGGAAAGAAAAATATTAGAGAAGTTTGTTTATTTCCAAGAGATAAATTTAGACTTATTCCATAAAATTTTAGTGAATTAAAATGAGTTTAAAAGAAAATAGAATATATGTAATATTTGGAGAAGAAGATTTAAAATTAGAAGTACCTCCATTTTTCTTAAATCCGGAAAAAAGGACTTTTAAAAGTATTTTAATTAGGAAGAGAGAACAGGAAGGAACACTCTTCTATATATTCGTTACACATAGAAAGCAAATAGAGAAACTTTTTCTACTTAAGAAAATTCATCCAGATATACATATCCCTGAAGAATTTAAAAATATTTCATTAGAAAAGCTTACTAAAGAAGAAGAGGAAAAATTCATAGAATCTATTAAAAAATTAGAAAGAGAATGGGAATATAAAGGGAATGGTATATGGTCTAGAAAATTTGGTGAATGTATTATATACATGGTATTGATACTTAAGAAAAATGGATGGAGTATTAGACCAGTTGTATCAAAAATTGGCATACCAGGTTATGGAGTTGAGATACCAATAGACTCTAAAAAGAAAATAGATTTTGAAAAAGAAATAAAGAAGGAAGAAATAGAAGAAATACATGATCATATTTTCACACTTCATTATCATTTAAAAGTAGAAAGTTTAGAAAGATATATAGAACTTGCAAAAAAATGGGATTATTATCTTTCAGAAGATGCTATATGGCCAGCTATACTAGATATAAAAATGTTTTAAAAATAAAAATTACATTATATCAAAATTTTTTAATAAATTTCTTGAAAACCATAATAAGTTAGTGGATTCGAATTTTTCATAATTTCTCTTAAAACTATAAGAGCAAAAACTCCGCTAGATAATTTCATTGAAATTTTTATTACATCTTCATTTTTATTAAATTCTTTTTTTGAAGAAACTTCAAAATTTTTAATTCTTAAAGCTCTATAACTTCCAGGAAAACTTATTTCAGGCATTTTTTTAATTATAAAATCTTTTATATTAATTCCCTCTTCCAGCATTATTTCACGTATTATTTGTCCTTTTACATTTTCCGGCATTTTTATTTTATATCCTAAAATAGGCAATACTATGATTGCTCTTCCTTTAGAAACATAATTCATTAAAAGATTTAAATTGTATGATCTAGCTTTCAAAATTTTTCCAGTAGGTTTGTAGTATTGATCAAGCATTAATATTAAATCGCCACTCATAATTTTAGAAGTATCAATATCATACTCGCATATTTTAGAAATAGTTTTATTAAAAATTAATGAAGAATAGGATTGAATAAATAATTTTCTAAGCCTAAGAGGTAAAGCTCTAAAACATTTTATATAATTTTCTTCTTTAATAAGTGAAGAAAGCACGCGTCTTTCATATATGAGCCTTTTAGGAAAAATGTTAAAAGCTTCTTCAAAATTCCAAGTATTAGATAATATTTTTCTAGCTTCAAATGCATCATTTTCTTCAAGTTTTGAATATGCTGCTAAGAAATATTTTATAGCTTTTTCAAAATCATTTTTTAAAAGATATTTCCCAATTATAT
This genomic window contains:
- a CDS encoding 50S ribosomal protein L40e yields the protein MPIRDPTLLKIAQQKRLFLKICRDCGARNAPTAERCRKCRSKNLRWKRREIKR
- the sucD gene encoding succinate--CoA ligase subunit alpha → MPILINEETRVLVQGITGKQGSMHTEKMLKYGTKIVAGVTPGKGGLKVHGVPVYNKIEEAIKSNRIDATIVFVPARNVLNAVKEAIENNIKIIIVITELTPLHDSLQMIELARNKGIRIIGPNSAGIIVPNKIKIGIMPHHVFSYGKVGIMSRSGTLTYEIANILTKNGIGQSTSISVGGDRVVGTTFLEVYKMFEEDKETESIVLIGEIGGTMEEELSKYLMENGIKKNTIAYIVGKAAPPEKRMGHAGAIIIGEIGSYKSKVESLMKAGVKIAMKPYDVIKYL
- a CDS encoding ATP-grasp domain-containing protein, producing the protein MRLLEYESKKIIQDYGIKIPKGFLINSIEDCLKISKKIKYPIFLKAQLPLKERAKIGGIALANNEKELIELTKKMINKKVNNITVRNILIEEKIDIEKEFFIAITIDWSTSSPILLFSSRGGVDIEKRREEIQFFKFSYIEGLNDLLLNKISSREFLKEKIFEEFKEILKKLWIIFKEFNAELIELNPLALSTNGELIVLDARIVLDDDALIIKQEIANNISKYLINDRIKYIPKERENFVELDGNIGVIGNGAGIVMATIDLINLFGGKPANFYDLGGGANPEATFKALEKVSSMKNLKCIVINVFGGMTKCDEIAEGIILAKKKLNLPKLYVRLIGENEENAKKLLEIAGIKYFDDMESLIKNAVIECD
- the albA gene encoding DNA-binding protein Alba, whose amino-acid sequence is MPEGPAILIGKKPLMNYVLACFTAIQSGANELTIKARGKAISRAVDVVQILQRRFFNDLQVKDIKIGTEQLTGENNVTVNVSTIEINVTRKK
- the aspS gene encoding aspartate--tRNA(Asn) ligase codes for the protein MNKNEKRLIRTHFSSEVKPDIAGSRIHLLGWVHEIRDLGGIKFILLRDKSGICQVTVKKKDVKKEVLEKVEKIRLEYVVSIEGIVSINDKVKGGAEVLLEDINIISEAKQPLPYDIVGKVKANLDTRLNYRVLDLRKLENRAIFIIGNVILNEVRNFLIKEGFIEIRTPRIISTATEGGAALFTINYFNKIAFLAQSPQLYKEELITVFEKVYEIGPFFRAEESHTTRHISEFTSIDIEAAFHTKEDVMELLERMIKEIIDKVSQKCKEELKILNINLEPIKLPILRITYDEAISKIQEANIKIDWGEDFSIEHLRYLGKIYPTWYFIIDFPTISKPFYIQPNPLNEKICESFDLMYKWIEIASGGQRISNKDLLISRLKEQKLNPESFKYHLEIYDYGMPPHSGWAVGFERLLMVLTGKKNIREVCLFPRDKFRLIP
- the truD gene encoding tRNA pseudouridine(13) synthase TruD is translated as MTSILSKEFKIKPSEIGFCGIKDKRAISFQFITIPIKNIDLIEKIKNFKHSRISIYPIKYVNKKISTSDLLYNSFNVIIRKTKFLLDEAFNITNQIINKIKENGILNYYGYQRFGVKRPINHIIGKYLLKNDFEKAIKYFLAAYSKLEENDAFEARKILSNTWNFEEAFNIFPKRLIYERRVLSSLIKEENYIKCFRALPLRLRKLFIQSYSSLIFNKTISKICEYDIDTSKIMSGDLILMLDQYYKPTGKILKARSYNLNLLMNYVSKGRAIIVLPILGYKIKMPENVKGQIIREIMLEEGINIKDFIIKKMPEISFPGSYRALRIKNFEVSSKKEFNKNEDVIKISMKLSSGVFALIVLREIMKNSNPLTYYGFQEIY